From a region of the Myxococcus stipitatus genome:
- a CDS encoding ferritin-like domain-containing protein, with product MTPEERALIGKRWLEQGLGEHASVAAFARFVLHLMKLAAPPELLLAAIKAMEEEVHHARYCFGIASRFTGVPAGPGELSLESVLDASDEPAAILEASIIEGCVNETISAKCAEVALERTTDEGIRKVLSRIVEEEGRHADLSWRFTEWMLTRHPSLLPLAQTAFGRALAILPANDLPEEPVIMEQYGHLTARSRAEVRKAMLQDVIAPRAIALVGTQGLAAAI from the coding sequence GTGACTCCCGAAGAGCGCGCGCTGATTGGCAAGAGGTGGTTGGAGCAGGGTCTGGGTGAGCACGCCTCCGTGGCGGCGTTCGCCCGGTTCGTGCTCCACCTGATGAAGCTGGCCGCCCCTCCCGAGCTGCTCCTCGCCGCCATCAAGGCGATGGAGGAGGAGGTGCATCACGCGCGCTACTGCTTCGGCATCGCCTCCCGCTTCACGGGCGTGCCGGCGGGCCCGGGCGAGCTGTCCCTGGAGAGCGTCCTCGACGCCTCCGACGAGCCCGCGGCCATCCTCGAGGCCTCCATCATCGAGGGCTGTGTCAACGAGACCATCTCCGCGAAGTGCGCGGAGGTCGCGCTCGAGCGCACGACGGACGAGGGCATCCGCAAGGTGCTCTCGCGCATCGTCGAGGAGGAGGGCCGGCACGCCGACCTCTCCTGGCGCTTCACCGAGTGGATGCTCACCCGACACCCCTCGCTGCTGCCGCTCGCGCAGACGGCCTTCGGTCGCGCCCTGGCCATCCTCCCCGCGAACGACCTGCCCGAGGAGCCCGTCATCATGGAGCAGTACGGCCACCTCACCGCCCGCTCCCGGGCCGAGGTGCGCAAGGCCATGCTCCAGGATGTCATCGCCCCGCGCGCCATCGCGCTCGTGGGCACGCAGGGGCTCGCCGCGGCCATCTGA